A window of Spartobacteria bacterium genomic DNA:
CTCAGCCAGAAAATCTGCGTATGGTTCTGTTCCTGGTCTTTTGCCGTTGCGTCACTAAGAGCGATGCCTCCGGGCTGGGTTTTTATGGCTTCATCGAGAACGATGATCTTGAACGGATCGCCCTGTTCACAGGCGGAGGTTATTTGATCAAAAGCGGATGATACATCATCGGTTGTTTGACATCTGAGCCCCCAGCCCCGACAAGCGGTGCCCATGACATGGCAAAGAGACGTGTCAGGACTGATAACAAGACTGCGCACGACATATCCTGTGGAATCCGGATGCGTCAATGTTTCTGCGTCAGGGGTGTCGGCCCTCTGCAGACAGACCGTAAAGGAAAACGTTGAGCCTGCGCCCAGTTGGCTTTTTACATATATGCCTCCGCCCATGAACGATGCCAGGGAATGAGCGATGGACAGACCGACTCCGGTGCCGCCAAACGACCTGGTCATCGAACCGTCGAGTTGTGAAAAGGCTTTGAATATTTTTTTCTGATCGGCGGGGGCAATGCCGACACCTGTATCTTTTACGGTAAAACGGAGCATGGCGTGATGCTGCGTTTCTTCCTGCAAAGTTCCTTTGATCGCCACACTGCCGGTCGCAGTGAATTTTATGGCATTCTTCACCAGAATGGTAATGACTTGTAATAAACGCCGGGCATCTCCGAAAAATTCATCAGGGATCGCTGGATCCATTTCATGCGTGTAAACCAGCCCCTTCGTTTTTGCTTCCTGTTCCATGGCTTCATGGAATGGCTTTAATTGCTGAGGAAGGCTGAAGGCAAAAGGAGCCAAATAACATTGGCACGATCGAATGGATGCCATGTCAATAAGCTCCTCCACGAGCTGCAATATGGCATGACCACTTTCTTGAATGGTTTGGGCAAAGGACGTCTGCATGTCGTTTAAGTCGGTTTCAAACAAGAGATCTGCCATTCCCAACACACCGGAAAGAGGGGTTCGCAGTTCATGACTGATGGTGAGCATGAATTCCTGCTTTTCGATATCAGCCTGTTGGCATTTCCGTTCCAAATCCTGTATGATCAGTGTTTTTTCTTCAAGCTGACCTATGAGTTTTCCTACTTTTGCTTTCAGCGTATCGAATTCGTTTGCCTCATCTTGGTGGGCTGGACAGGATTCTGATGCGATCGGCAGACCTGTTTCGATGCAATTGAGTTTCCGCATGCATTCATGCATGTTTACCGAGGTGACTGGTTTCACAATGTAGTGATCACAATGATGTCCATGGGATGTATAAATACTGTTCATGTCGCGTTGAGATGTCAGCATCGCAATTTTAACGGGGCTGTATGCCTTTGGCGCATGTGCCTGTTCCCATCGCCGAATGGCTTTAACAACATCATACCCGTCGAGTCCGGGCATCCCAATATCCATAGTGATAAAATCAAAGGGAGTCCCGCTTCCGAAAGCTTTACCAAAATGGCAGAGGGCGTCCTGTCCGTCTTCTGCTTCCACACAGATACCATAATCTGAAAGGAGGTGTACAATTTTAGCCCGGGATATATCATCGTCATCAACAATCAGTATATTCATCATATCTTCTCCTGCATGTTCTCACCCTGTAATTGCTCAACAAATTTTGAAAAGGAGGCACACTCCTTCTGCAGTGCATTATGAAAGCGCATACACTCACGCTCATCACTGCGTCGTGCCGCAGTATCCAGCATGGCCGCCGCATCACTTACTGCATAGGCGGTAAGGTTGGCGGAGGTTCCTTTATTGCGATGCGCAATACGGCTTACCAGCTCCCAGTCTTTGCTGGCGATGGCTGCGGAAAGCTCTTCGAGCATGACTGGTATTCTCGCGTGATATTTGCGCAGCAGTTTGAACGCCAGTTCGCCGTTATCCGCGAAATCGCGCATCAGGTGTTCCATATTTACGGGATGAGGCGCATGATCCGGAGTGGTCTCGATTTTGTGCAACGACTGGATTAATAAC
This region includes:
- a CDS encoding response regulator, translating into MMNILIVDDDDISRAKIVHLLSDYGICVEAEDGQDALCHFGKAFGSGTPFDFITMDIGMPGLDGYDVVKAIRRWEQAHAPKAYSPVKIAMLTSQRDMNSIYTSHGHHCDHYIVKPVTSVNMHECMRKLNCIETGLPIASESCPAHQDEANEFDTLKAKVGKLIGQLEEKTLIIQDLERKCQQADIEKQEFMLTISHELRTPLSGVLGMADLLFETDLNDMQTSFAQTIQESGHAILQLVEELIDMASIRSCQCYLAPFAFSLPQQLKPFHEAMEQEAKTKGLVYTHEMDPAIPDEFFGDARRLLQVITILVKNAIKFTATGSVAIKGTLQEETQHHAMLRFTVKDTGVGIAPADQKKIFKAFSQLDGSMTRSFGGTGVGLSIAHSLASFMGGGIYVKSQLGAGSTFSFTVCLQRADTPDAETLTHPDSTGYVVRSLVISPDTSLCHVMGTACRGWGLRCQTTDDVSSAFDQITSACEQGDPFKIIVLDEAIKTQPGGIALSDATAKDQEQNHTQIFWLRTATDRDGSLTEGSGQTILKPIQFEDVHSKLKSVLNIMPAAHGSTPFLG